GTCAAGACCTGTATGCGGGCCGGATACTTCGCCTGGCTTGGACAGGGGGCGTTTTAGGGGTACTGAAATTATGACTTTGTTTTCAGGGGAATCAAAGGTTCCTTTTAACTGGCCGGTGGCATCATAGTAACTTTTGGTACTGTAATCAAAGCAGCCCTGCACGGAGTCGTTTAGACTTACAGTTAATTTGTTGTTTGAAAAAAAGGTCTCAAGATAACCATTATATAGCTTTGTTATTGAATAATGGGAGGATTGTTTCCTGCCGGACAGGAACAGGGAATTCAGCCTTGCAATATAATACGTTGATGTTGCAAAAGCACGGCCACCGGAAAAATTGTCGCTGGCAGAGTAGAGTGAAAAACTGCGTTCTTTATAGCCGCTAGTGCCAATAGAGTAATAGAATTTCTGGTCAACACTTATGTTATCAAGCAAGTCAATCAGGTTTCCTGAAAGTGCAGTGGAATCATCTACCTTCTCAATCAGGGTAGCCTTCAGTTCTGGTGGCAGGCGGTATTCAGACAAATAATTTAAAACTTTTTTTGTTTTAGCCATCTTCACATTACCGGCAAAAACAACCACGACTGCCAGTATTACAGCAGCGATAAGTAACTTTGATCCTAAAATACTATCTTTGAAACTATCAAATTCTCCGGAACCACCGAAATCTTCCGTAAAAAAGGAACTGAATGAATAGAGCCATATAATTGCAAAAATAGCGAATACTATAAGTCTTTTGTACTTACTTATCAATCCAATGCCCATAACGTATGTTATTCTATGGCATTGTATATAACGATCTATGTTTTCTTTTTTCCTTCGCAAAAATATGCCAATCGTCCCGAATCAAAGTTTGATGGGGAAACAGGAATACTGGAAAGAAAGCATGTCAAAGCCGATTCTGTTATCTATATTGGCAAGGAAGCCAATAATATTGTTGAGCAGGCTCTTGATGTGAAGAAGGCTCAGGAGTTTGTCAAAGAAGAGGCAGTCAGACTTACAGACAGCAAACTTGGATATCTTGCATTCATGAATGCTGATGAGACTGACCTGATAATGCATTCCTGGTCTGAAACAGCAATGAATGAGTGTGCCATAAGTGATAAAGAGTTCATTTATCCTGTTAAGGATACCGGATTATGGGGAGAAGCCGTCAGGCAAAGGAAAGCCATCATAAACAATGATTATGAAGCTTTCAGTCTCCAGAAAAAAGGTTATCCTGAAGAACATGTCAAATTGACAAGACACATGAATGTTCCTATATTTGATGGCGAGCACATAGTCGCGGTTGTCGGTGTTGGGAACAAGGATGAAGACTATGATGAATCCGATGTTCGCCAGCTAACTCTCCTGATGCAGGGTATGTGGAAACTTATTCAGAGAAAACAATTGATAGGTGCATTAAGTAAGTACTCTGAAGAACTGCTTAAAGCTAATACGAAGCTTCGGTCTGTTAATATGATAAAAGCCGAATTCATTGAAGAATACATGAATAACGGACATGAACTTTTGCATAGTTTTGATATTCTTGATGATGAAACACTGAATCTTCTGGATGACTCTCAAAAAGAGGCAATTTCCAAACTGCTGAATAACTCTGAAAGATTAAAGCTGTTGATTGATGCAGTATTATATAGTGATTTGCAGCGTTCAGGCAGGATAGAGTATTCGTTTGGGACCGGTAAGTATCGAAAATGTTCCTTCTGATGTACTGATGAACCAGATTCTGCTTATAGATGAGAAAGGGCTATTGCTTGAAAAAGAGATTCCC
Above is a window of uncultured Methanolobus sp. DNA encoding:
- a CDS encoding GAF domain-containing protein; this encodes MALYITIYVFFFPSQKYANRPESKFDGETGILERKHVKADSVIYIGKEANNIVEQALDVKKAQEFVKEEAVRLTDSKLGYLAFMNADETDLIMHSWSETAMNECAISDKEFIYPVKDTGLWGEAVRQRKAIINNDYEAFSLQKKGYPEEHVKLTRHMNVPIFDGEHIVAVVGVGNKDEDYDESDVRQLTLLMQGMWKLIQRKQLIGALSKYSEELLKANTKLRSVNMIKAEFIEEYMNNGHELLHSFDILDDETLNLLDDSQKEAISKLLNNSERLKLLIDAVLYSDLQRSGRIEYSFGTGKYRKCSF